A single region of the Brachypodium distachyon strain Bd21 chromosome 3, Brachypodium_distachyon_v3.0, whole genome shotgun sequence genome encodes:
- the LOC100840140 gene encoding flavonoid 3'-monooxygenase CYP75B3, whose protein sequence is MHDALPKPQDLSIRCSISKRTMDDFLLVAGSLALALTVCYYFIIHDNNNKAKKLPLPLPPGPRGWPVLGNLPQLGAAPHQTMRALAAEHGPLFRLRFGSAEVVVAASASVAARFLRGHDANFGDRPPNSGAEHVAYNYRDLVFAPYGARWRALRKLLALHLFSAKAIDALRGVRELEVALMVKGLRVSSSAPAGVAVGQEANVCATNALARAAVGRRVFFSGGGGGADSREFKEMVVELMQLAGVFNLGDFIPALRWLDPQGVVAKMKKLHRRYDDMMNGFIKERDAGAGAEQGKDLLSVMLGKMRELGGDDNNGGEEGEFTEVDIKALLLNLFTAGTDTTSSTVEWALAELIRHPDVLRQLQQELDAVVGKDRLVSESDLPRLAFLAAVIKETFRLHPSTPLSLPRLAAEECEVDGYRIPKGTTLLVNVWAIARDPASWADPLEFRPARFLPGGSHEGVDVKGGDYELIPFGAGRRICAGLSWGLRMVTLMTATLVHGFDWALVNGMTPDKLDMEEAYGLTLQRAVPLMVQPVPRLLPSAYAVQCDG, encoded by the exons atgcatgatgcCCTTCCAAAACCTCAGGATCTCAGTATCCGTTGTTCGATCAGCAAAAGAACCATGGATGACTTTCTCCTGGTCGCGGGCTCCCTAGCCCTGGCCCTCACCGTGTGCTACTACTTCATCATCCACGATAATAATAACAAGGCGAAgaagctgccgctgccgctgccgccggggcCGCGGGGGTGGCCGGTGCTGGGGAACCTGCCGCAGCTGGGCGCGGCGCCGCACCAGACCATGCGCGCCCTGGCGGCGGAGCACGGCCCGCTGTTCCGCCTCCGCTTCGGGAGCGCGGAGGTCGTCGtcgcggcgtcggcgtccgTGGCGGCGCGGTTCCTCCGCGGCCACGACGCCAACTTCGGCGACCGGCCCCCGAACTCCGGCGCCGAGCACGTCGCCTACAACTACCGCGACCTCGTCTTCGCCCCCTACGGCGCCCGCTGGCGCGCGCTCCGCAAGCTCCTCGCGCTCCACCTCTTCTCCGCCAAGGCCATcgacgcgctccgcggcgtcCGCGAGCTCGAGGTCGCGCTCATGGTCAAGGGCTTGCGCGTGTCTTCTTcggctccggcgggggtggcgGTGGGGCAGGAGGCGAACGTGTGCGCGACGAACGCGCTGGCCAGGGCGGCCGTCGGGAGGAgggtcttcttctccggcggcggcgggggagccgATAGCAGGGAGTTTAAGGAGATGGTGGTGGAGCTCATGCAGCTGGCGGGGGTGTTCAACCTGGGGGATTTCATCCCCGCTTTACGGTGGCTCGACCCGCAGGGCGTCGTGGCCAAGATGAAGAAGCTCCACCGCCGCTACGACGACATGATGAACGGCTTCATCAAGGAAAGAGATGCTGGCGCTGGGGCTGAGCAAGGGAAGGACTTGCTGAGCGTCATGCTGGGGAAGATGCGGGAGCTGGGTGGTGACGATAACAACGGGGGTGAGGAAGGCGAGTTCACCGAGGTTGACATCAAAGCTCTTCTCCTG AATCTGTTCACGGCGGGGACGGACACGACGTCCAGCACGGTGGAGTGGGCGCTGGCGGAGCTGATCCGGCACCCGGACGTCCTCAGGCAGCTCCAGCAAGAGCTCGACGCCGTCGTCGGGAAAGACAGGCTCGTGTCGGAGTCCGACCTGCCGCGGctcgccttcctcgccgccgtcatcaAGGAGACGTTCCGGCTCCACCCGTCGACGCCGCTCTCGCTTCCTCGGCTGGCCGCCGAGGAGTGCGAGGTGGACGGGTACCGGATCCCGAAAGGCACCACGCTGCTGGTCAACGTATGGGCCATCGCCCGAGACCCGGCCTCGTGGGCTGACCCGCTGGAGTTTCGGCCCGCGCGGTTCCTCCCCGGCGGGTCGCACGAGGGAGTGGATGTTAAAGGCGGTGACTACGAGCTCATACCGTTTGGGGCCGGCAGGAGGATATGTGCTGGGTTGAGTTGGGGTTTGAGGATGGTCACGCTGATGACCGCCACGCTGGTGCATGGATTCGATTGGGCCCTGGTTAATGGCATGACCCCTGATAAGCTGGATATGGAAGAGGCCTATGGGCTTACGCTGCAGCGGGCCGTGCCGTTGATGGTTCAGCCCGTGCCTAGGCTACTGCCGTCGGCGTATGCAGTGCAGTGTGATGGGTAG
- the LOC100823799 gene encoding uncharacterized protein LOC100823799, which yields MTETPFLPRERLFREQQYFQSLSKYTHLKGRHDVITSVGIPLVLAASSLLMIGRGIYNMSHGIGKKE from the exons ATGACAGAGACTCCATTTTTGCCACGGGAGAGGCTTTTTAGAGAGCAACAGTATTTCCAAAGTTTGAGCAAGTACACTCACCTGAAAGGGCGCCACGATGTGATCACCTCGGTTGGCATCCCACTTGTGCTTGCTGCCTCCAGCTTGCTCATGATT GGTCGTGGTATCTACAACATGTCTCACGGGATCGGGAAAAAGGAGTGA
- the LOC104583434 gene encoding uncharacterized protein LOC104583434, which produces MAWVLLPVPKQVYGRLPRRFKNMNISTQDTSYEGGADEREEIARLWEHIQKQDLVIEQSRNQQGSHENNETARENHQENFADNSQTHVANFVRKRVCNTPDQQGFLTRERETTLNKDTLVENHDMYTAQKDNGLAHQHGSSSIPLSTNGFLQELNVASKE; this is translated from the exons ATGGCATGGGTTTTACTTCCTGTCCCGAAGCAAGTTTATGGTAGGCTACCACGGCGTTTCAAGAACATGAATATCAGTACACAAGATACATCATATGAGGGAGGGGCTGATGAAAGAGAGGAAATAGCAAGGCTCTGGGAACATATACAAAAACAAGACCTGGTTATTGAACAATCGAGAAACCAACAAGGCAGTCATGAGAACAATGAAACAGCAAGG GAAAATCACCAAGAAAACTTTGCCGACAATTCGCAGACACACGTTGCGAATTTTGTACGAAAG AGAGTTTGCAATACGCCAGATCAACAAGGTTTCCTCACTCGAGAAAGAGAGACAACATTG AACAAGGATACACTAGTAGAAAATCATGACATGTATACTGCTCAAAAG GACAATGGATTAGCACATCAACATGGATCATCATCAATACCACTCTCCACCAATGGTTTTCTACAAGAG CTAAATGTAGCATCTAAGGAGTAA
- the LOC100840929 gene encoding uncharacterized protein LOC100840929 yields MTLCRMEMIFPPGFFTVMMHLVTHLATEAKIGGPVCYRSMWFVERYLGKLKSNVRNRAHPAGSICEAHLADEAMVFCSKYIIGFETKHNMPSRNEDGEELVGHPDVSQRPTLFPHVGVQLGKPRNYVMKSLAKVQAHRYVLFNCSKVNSYLRAHADEVTSRRRVNPNTLEKIQNETFHEWFKAHIKSLEKKDSIGGVENDIRWLARGPVSAAKRYRGFISRGFRFRPKHLDKVTQNSGVMLTAKTSSYAAAGDATPVLDDVTYYGRVIDIIELNYSGQFSVVLFECEWVDVFSEEGMKKDKYGYTLVNFSHLIHKGEKIEHEPFIFPNQADQVFYVEDEMNPGWSVVVKPPKPRDSYDTGDLESAADIESEPFHVSHLGEMFKKKTNDQHWVRTDIEGTLVDANNNAPTNEE; encoded by the exons ATGACGTTATGCCGTATGGAGATGATATTCCCGCCAGGATTTTTTACTGTTATGATGCATTTGGTTACTCATCTAGCCACAGAGGCGAAAATAGGTGGTCCAGTGTGCTACCGTTCAATGTGGTTTGTTGAAAG GTATCTAGGTAAACTCAAGTCAAATGTCCGTAATAGAGCTCATCCCGCAGGATCTATATGTGAAGCACATTTGGCAGATGAGGCCATGGTGTTCTGTTCAAAGTATATTATTGGTTTTGAGACAAAGCATAACATGCCTTCCCGGAACGAAGATGGCGAGGAGTTGGTTGGCCATCCTGACGTTTCACAAAGACCAACTTTATTTCCTCATGTTGGCGTACAACTTGGAAAGCCTAGAAATTATGTGATGAAGAGTTTGGCTAAAGTACAGGCGCATAGATACGTCTTGTTCAATTGTTCCAAAGTGAACTCATACCTTAG AGCCCATGCTGATGAGGTCACCAGTAGGCGCAGAGTAAACCCAAATACTCTCGAGAAGATCCAAAATGAGACATTCCACGAGTGGTTCAAAGCTCAT ATAAAGAGTTTGGAGAAGAAAGATAGCATCGGTGGTGTTGAAAATGATATTAGATGGCTAGCTCGGGGCCCAGTTTCTGCAGCAAAAAGATATCGTGGTTTCATCTCTCGAGGCTTCCGTTTTAGGCCCAAGCATTTGGATAAAGTGACACAGAACAGTGGAGTCATGCTAACTGCAAAAACATCTAGTTATGCTGCAGCAGGAGATGCAACTCCAGTTCTAGATGATGTGACGTACTATGGGAGGGTAATTGACATCATCGAGCTGAACTACTCCGGACAATTTTCAGTGGTGCTGTTTGAATGTGAATGGGTTGATGTATTTTCTGAAGAAGGAATGAAAAAAGACAAGTACGGCTACACACTTGTGAACTTCTCACATCTGATACACAAAGGAGAAAAGATTGAGCATGAGCCTTTTATTTTCCCTAACCAGGCAGATCAAGTGTTCTATGTGGAAGATGAAATGAACCCAGGTTGGTCTGTGGTAGTGAAGCCACCCAAACCTAGAGATTCATATGACACTGGTGACCTTGAATCAGCAGCGGACATAGAATCTGAGCCATTCCATGTTTCCCACCTCGGGGAGAtgttcaaaaagaaaacaaatgacCAACATTGGGTTAGAACAGACATCGAGGGAACATTAGTGGATGCTAATAACAATGCTCCGACCAACGAAGAGTAG